CCTTCATGTTCCCACTCGACTTCAAGCAGACGTTCCGGATTTTGTTCATGAATGACGTTCAAGCAATCGGTCCGGTGAATCGAGACGCCACGTCCACGTGTGATATAGCCGACGATATCGTCACCTGGAACCGGGTTACAACAACGACTCATCCGAACGAGCATATTGTCGATGCCTTTGACGCGAACGCCTTCTGGATTTTCTTTCTTCGGACGATCGAATGTTTTCATCTCACTGATTGCTTCGTTGAGTTCAAGATTTTTTGATTCTTTGTCTTTGCGTAATTTTTCCGTCAATTTATGCGCGACTTGAGCAGCGGTTAGACCATGATAGCCAACAGCAGCATACATGTCTTCTTCTTGCGCGAAGTTGAACTTCCGCGTCACGTCTTCGAGCGTCTTCTCATTGATGACTTCCTTCGGCTCGAATCCGAGTTTCTTGACTTCCGCTTCGATCAGTTCCCGTCCTTTTGAGACATTCTCTTCGCGTTGCTGACGTTTGAACCATTGACGGATTTTGTTCTTCGCCTGACTCGATACACAAATCTTGAGCCAGTCCTTACTTGGACCATAACTGTGTTTTGAAGTGACGATTTCAATGATGTCGCCGGTCTTCAGCTTATAATCAATCGGGACCATTCGTCCGTTGACTTTCGCCCCGATCGTCCGGTGACCGATCTCCGTATGGATCCGGTACGCATAATCAATCGGAACAGAGCCTTTCGGGAGTTCGATGACGTCACCTTTAGGTGTAAAGACGTACAACATGTCACTAAAGAAGTCGACTTTGACCGATTCCATGAATTCTTCAGCATCAGCCGTATCCTTCTGTAATTCAAGGATTTCACGGAAATGGGCAATCTTATCTTCAAAGCCTGATTTTGCTTCTTGTTCCTTACCTTCTTTATACGCCCAGTGAGCGGCAATCCCGTACTCGGCAATGAAATGCATGTCTCGTGTCCGGATTTGGACCTCGAGCGGCTCGCCTTTCGGTCCGATGACCGTCGTATGCAGCGATTGATACATGTTCGGCTTCGGCATGGCGATATAATCTTTGAAGCGTCCTGGCATCGGTTTATATTGCGTATGAATGATTCCGAGAACAGCGTAACAGTCCTTGATCGAATCAACGATGATGCGGACAGCCATCAAGTCATAGATTTCACTGAACTCTTTTTTCGAGTTTTGCATCTTGTTATAGATGGAATAGATATGCTTCGGACGTCCATCGACTTCTGCCGCGATTTGCACATCATCGAGTACTTCATTGACCTCTTCGATGACCGAACTAACGAGCGCTTCTCGTTCCGTCCGTTTTTGTTTCATCATCGAGACAATCCGGTAGTACTGTTGCGGATTGATATAGCGCAGACTGATATCCTCAAGCTCCCACTTGATCGTCGAAATCCCGAGACGGTGGGCAAGCGGCGCAAAGATTTCAAGTGTCTCTTCTGCTTTTTGGACTTGTTTTTCCTTGACCATGTGTTGCAATGTCCGCATATTGTGCAGACGGTCAGCGAGCTTAATCAAAATGACGCGAATATCTTCTGCCATCGCGATGAACATCTTACGATGGTTCTCCGCTAACTCTTCACGTTTTGATTTATATTTGATTTTCCCGAGTTTCGTGACGCCATCGACGAGCATCGCGACGTCAGGGCCGAATCGTTCTGTTAATTCTTCGAGTGTAATGTCCGTATCTTCGACGACATCATGAAGAAGCGCAGCAACGATTGTCGTTGCATCCAAACCAATATCGACTAAGATACCGGCAACTTGTACCGGATGAATGATGTATGGTTCCCCTGAGCGGCGGAATTGACCATCATGCTCGTCTTTCGCGAATTGGTAAGCCCGTTCGATGTCTTTGACTTCAGCTTGCGTCATGTATTCCGCACATCGAGCGAGAAGGTCTTCTACATTTACGATTTGTTTGTTTGTCATCCCTTTTCCTCACCCAGTCCCCGGGATCGTCTGCAACGGAATCCCTAATATATAGTTCTTATTATCGTGAAATCTTGAGAAGATGTCAAAATAAAAAGAAATACCCCCTTGGTCACCATGTACCAAGAGAGTATGCATGCTTTAGTCTTCGTAGCGAATCAATGAGAGAATATCGTAACCTTCGAGTTTTTCGCGCCCACCAAGACCATCGAGTTCAATCAAGAATCCGATTCCGGCAACCGTTCCGCCTAATTTTTCAATCATTTGGATTGTTGCTTCGATTGTACCACCTGTTGCAAGTAAGTCATCGAGGATGACGACACGTTGTCCCGGTTGGATCGCATCTTCGTGCATCGTCAAGACATCTTTTCCGTACTCAAGACCATACTCGACACGGACTGTCTCACGCGGTAATTTCCCTTCTTTTCGTACAGGTACGAATCCGATTTCCATCGCGTAAGCTGCCGGGCAACCAACGACGAATCCACGTGCTTCCGGACCCGCGATGACATCAGCACCTTTACTGCGCGCATATTCGACAAGTGCATCAACCGATTGTTTGTACACTGGTCCGTTTTGCATGAGTGATGTGATGTCTTTGAAACTGATTCCTTCTTTCGGCCAGTTTTCGACCTCTTTTATATGCTGTTTGAACTCCATGTCTTTTCCTCCTGCTTCGCCGCTTCTACCAAAGTATCAAAACGCTCTTTCAACTGAGCGAGTGACGAATAAATGTATTGTTGCTCGAGCTCTTGACGCGCTTCATGACGCTGATACGTCGGAGCTTCCGTCAGATCTCGTTTTGCAGCATTTGGGTTCACACCCGGCAGCCCGTCCTCCATTGTAACAAGAAAATCAAGTTCCGAGAATACCGAATGCATAAAGTTAATCGATCGTTTCGTCCATTTTCGCGATTTCGACAAACGTACAAGACCCATCCGGAGCTCATCACGTGGACATTTCGCAAAATATTGGAAGTAATGCTTAAAGTCCTCACGCGATGGAATTGTTTCGAAATAATAGCCCTCATCCTTAAAGGCACAGTAAATCCGTTCTGCCTGTTGCACGTATGGATGAAATGCTGCTTCCTCTTCCGGAAGATCAAGGAAAACGATATTTTGTCGGATTGGACCATTCAATGGACGTTCCGCATACTTTTCTTTCACCTCATCGGTAAAGGCAACGAACGTCGTTGTCTCATGAGGTAAGGCGAACAGCTCACTTAAAGGACGTTTGCCCCCACGATAATCAAATACTTGGACATCTTCGACGGCGACGTCTTGAATCATCAACTGTGGTTTACGGAACCCATTCCATTCATTGATGTTCAGACTCCCCATCAAGTGAATTTCCGATAAAGTCGAAACTTCATCGACGAGATCACCAAACCCAAATCCAATCGCGTCAAGTTCTTTCCCATCGCCCGAGAGTAGTGCCTTGACATGCGTCAAGTCGCGACCAATCCGTTTCATATCACGAATCTTCGCCTGCTCGATGACGATTCGAGGCGCAGGATTCCCCATTCCAAATGGTGCGAGTCGCTGAATATCTTCAATCAACTGGATTGAAATATCGCTGACTTGCAGACGTAAGTCGACATCGATCGTCGCAATGAAAGCATCATCCGGTAACGTACTTGCCTGTTCATTCAGTCGTTGTCGTAACATCTCGACGTCATCAGAGGATAAGGTCATTCCGGCAGCAGCTGGATGTCCTCCGAAGTGCGGCAAGATGTCTTCACACTTTGTCAGTTCAGCGAAAAGATCAAAGGCTGGAATCGACCGTCCTGAACCCTTAGCTGTTCCTTTTTCAGCATCATGACACAGCATGATGACGGGACGATGATATTTTTCGACGAGTCGTGACGCGACAATCCCAACGACACCTGGATTCCAATCTGCCGCATCGACGACGAGTACACGGTCTTCTTTGAATCGTTCTTCGACAAGTGCCGTTGCTTCTTCCGCAATCTGCTTAACGATATCCTGGCGTTGTTTATTTTGTTGATCGAGCTGTTTTGCTAGATGAAGTGCTTCGTCCTTACTTTCAGCAAGCAACATCTCAAGCGCCGGCATCGCAGAATCAAGACGACCTGCCGCATTGATCCGTGGACCGAATGCAAATCCGACTGATTCTTCGGTTAGTTCGTCCTCAGTTAAACTACAGACGTCACGTAACGCAAGAATGCCTGGACGTTCACTTGCATTCAGCGCCTCGATACCACGAATTGCAAGCAATCGGTTCTCGCCGACGAGCGGGACGAGATCGGCAATCGTTCCGAGCACTGCAAGATCAAGTAACTCGACTGGTTCACGTTCAAGAAGTGCATGCGCGACTTTAAAGGCAACACCCGCTCCAGCAAGCTTCGAGAATGGATAGTCTGGATCAACACCCGGATGAATCAACGCAAACGCATCCGGTAACGTTTCTTTTGCTTCGTGGTGATCGGTGATGATTAAGTCGACACCGAGTTCCTTGAGGACATCTGCTTCGTGGATGCCGGAAATCCCACAGTCAACGGTGATGACGAGACTGAACCCTTCTTCTGCTGCCCAGCGAAATGCCGCTTCATTCGGTCCATACCCTTCTGTGAAACGGTTCGGGATGTAGCACTCTGCCATGCCACCGATTTCGATCAAGGCGTGCCAGAGAATCGCTGCTGAACTAACGCCATCGACATCATAGTCACCATAAATCAAAATCATCTCACCCTCGTTGACGGCACGTTGAATCCGCTCGACGACTTTTGGCATGTCTTTAAAAGCAAATGGGTCATGGAATGCCATTTGATCGGTCTCTAAAAAATCACGGGCTGCTTCACGTGTCGTGAACCCCCGTTGGACTAGTAGTTGTGCGACGTGCGGAGAGATCGTGCCATCCGCCGTCAATTGTTCGATCTGTTCTGAATCAATGACTTTATCAAGCCATGTTTTTTTAGCATGGTACATCTCAAACCCTCCAATCAACTTCCCCATTATAATAGAAAATCCGCATCAGCGATAGCTGATGCGGATACTCTTTTAAGAAGCACGTTTTGTCCGACCGAGCGTCCGACCTTTCATGACGAGCCAGAGCTGCGCGGCGATGAAGATCGAAGAATACATCCCCATGATCAACCCGACAAGCAGTGCAAGACTGAATCCACGGATTGCTTCGCTACCGAAGATATAGAGCGCTGCTGCTGTCATGATGACCGTGATAACCGTATTGATTGAGCGGATGATCGTCTGTTGGATTGATTCATTGACGATATGTGCCAATTCATCAAACGAGACTTTCCGTCCACCTTTTTCAGCCAATCCAAGATTTTCTCGTACCCTGTCAAACGTAACAATCGTATCGTTGACGGAGTAACCGATAATCGTCAGTACGGCTGCGATGAAGTAAAGATTAACCTCAATCTGGAACAACGAGAAGAACGCGATGATCATTAACGCATCATGTAATAGGGCGAGCACTGTTGCAATCCCGTATAACGGTTGGAATCGGAACGAGACGTAGATGACGATCCCGAGTGACGCAAGTAAGACCGCATAGATCGCGTTACGGGCGATTTCTCGACCGACTTGTGCCGAAACTGTCGAGATACTCGGTTCTTTTTTGTATTCCGCTTCAACCGATTGTTTGATTTCAGAAATTTGTTCTTGGCTGAATTCACCAACGAACGTGACGTTCGCTAACTTTCCGCCTTGAGCGAATTGAATGCCATCGATTTCTTCCGCATCGATTCCGGCATCTTCGATGACAGAGCGGACATCCGTTTCTTTGATTTGATTCTCAGAAGAAATCTCGACGCGCGTTCCTTGCGTGAAGTCAATCCCGAGGTTCAGACCTCGGAACGACAACAAGAGGACCGACACGATGACAAGCGCAATCGTGATTGCGAAATAGACTTTACGATGTTTGACGTAATCGAATTTCGTAGGATTAAAGCTCACGGATTTCACTCTCCTTTACACCGAACCATGATTTCTTCTTATCGAACCATCGGCTACTGACAAGGAGTTGCATCAGGTAACGTGAGACAAAGACGTTCGTGACGAACGTGACAGCGATCGAAACCATCAACATGATGGCGAATCCTTTGACCGTACTTGTACCGAAGTAGTACAAGACACCAGCAGAAATCAACGTCGTCAAGTTGGCATCAAGAATCGTACCGAACGAACGGCGGTTACCGGCTTTGAATGATGACAAGACCGATTTACCACTTCGTAATTCATCCTTGATTCGTTCAGCGGTGATGATGTTCGCATCGACCGCCATCCCGACTCCAAGAACGAGTGCCGCAATCCCTGGTAAGGTGAGGACGGCATTGATCCCGTTAAAGAAGATCATGACGAGATAAATATAGAACAGCAACGTGATGATCGACACGAATCCAGAGATTCGGTAGAACAAGAGCATGAACAAGAAGACCGCAGCTACACCGATTGCTGACGCAAAGAGCGTCTGATCGAGCGCATCCTGTCCAAACGCTGCCGAAACGGATGTCGAGTAGATTTCCTCGAGTTTGACCGGTAGTGCTCCTGCGTTTAGGATCGACGATAATTGTTTCCCATACTCAGCATCGATATCGCCACCAGAAATGATCGCTTTATCCGAGTTGATCGGTTGTGTGACTGATGCATCCGAGACGATTTTTGAGTTCGCTTTTTGAATTTCTTTTTCGTACGAATCACCTTTCTCGTAATCGAGCCAGATAACGAGACGGTTCGCAGGTGGTTGCATTTGCGAAACCTGTTGTGTTACTTCATAGAATTTTTCTTTTGATTTCATCGTCAGTTCGACGAGTGGTTCATTCGTGTTCGGATCATAACCGACTTTTGCCCCTTTGGCTTTTAAGTCTGAACCGTCAAGCAACAACTTATCGTTGATGTCACGGAATGACAATTGTGCTGTCGAAGATAGGATTTGACGTGCTTCCGTCTGATCCTTGACGCCAGCAAGCTGAACACGAATCCGGTTATCGCCTTCGATCCGGATATCCGGTTCAGAGACACCAAGGACGTTGACACGGTTCTCGATTGCCGTCAGCGTCGCACTCATCGCATTTTGATCGATGACGTCTCCTTCTTTCAGCGGTTGTACTTCATACAAGACTTCAAAGCCACCCTTAAGGTCAAGGCCGAGCTTCGTATCCTTCAACAACCATGACGATGTCGTACCGATCAGTACGAGCACCGCGATGACGACGATGAAGAATGTGGCAAGTTTCCCTTTCTTGATCATGCTACATTGTCCTTTCTCTAGTTCCCAGTATATTTTCAGACAACTTTGTTCTCCTACCCTAGCTTACAAAAGAAATGGTAATCTTAGCAAACGTTTTTCTCATATATAAACAGAAAAGACGCTCCGGAATTCGGAAAGCGCCTTTTCGATGCCTTATTCGACAGTTTCGTCGTCCATGACAGTAGTAGATTTTTTCGTCACTTCTGCGACAGCACTCCGGTTGAATGTCAATTGTGCATTGCCTGACTTCAATGTTACCGTCATGTCGTCAACTTTTTGGACAACCCCGTGAAGACCACCGATCGTAACGATCGAGTCGCCGCGTGAGAGTTCATTTTGCATCTGACGCACTTGCTTCTGGCGTTTGTTCTGTGGACGGATCAACAAGAAATAGAACACCACGAAGATCAAGATCATCGGGAGGAATGTGATTAAGCCTTCCATCTGATTCAGCTCCTTTTATCATTCAAATCACGTTCATTATACCGTGAAAGAATTGATTTGTCAGACGATTTGTTAGAAATTCTTTGCGTTCGGTAAATTGTAACCGTATTCTTCGAAGAATTCTTCCTTGAAATCAAGCAGACGATCCTCACGAATCGCTTGACGAACGCCCTCCATCAACTTGACGAGGAAGTGAAGATTGTGTGTCGAACAAAGGTGTAGACCGAACGTTTCTTGCGCCCGGATCAAGTGATGGATGTACGAACGCGAGTAATTTTTACATGCGTAGCAGTCACACTTCTCATCGAGTGGACGGAAATCGCGTGCATATTTGGCATTTCGGACGACAAGACGTCCTTGTGATGTCATCAACGTTCCGTTTCGTGCGATCCGTGTCGGCAAGACACAGTCGAACATATCGATTCCGCGAATCGCGCCCTCGATCAATGCGTCCGGTGAACCGACGCCCATCAAGTAACGTGGTTTATCTTCCGGCATGAGTGGTGTCGTGAATTCAAGTGCACGGTACATGACGTCTTTCGGTTCACCGACTGACAGACCACCGACCGCATAACCCGGGAAATCAAGGGCTACGAGATCTTTTGCACTTTGACGACGTAAGTCTTCGTATTCTCCCCCTTGGATGATACCGAACAGCGCTTGGTCGTGTGGACGTTCGTGCGCTGCAAGACAACGTTCCGCCCAGCGGCTTGTCCGTTCGACGGATGCTTTCATGTACTCATGAGAAGCAGGATACGGTGGGCACTCGTCAAACGCCATCATGATGTCTGAACCGAGTGCGTTTTGAATTTCCATCGCTTTCTCCGGTGACAAGAACAGTTTATCCCCGTTCAAGTGGTTCCGGAAGTGAACGCCCTCTTCCGAAATATTACGTAAGTCAGCGAGCGAGAAGACTTGGAAGCCACCTGAATCCGTCAGAATCGCGCCATCCCAGTTCATGAATTTATGCAGACCGCCCGCTTCCTTGATGACGTCGTGTCCAGGACGCACCCATAGGTGATACGTGTTCGCGAGAATGATGTTCGCGTTCATGTCCTTGATTTGCTCCGGCGCCATCGTCTTGACCGTCGCTTGTGTTCCAACCGGCATGAAGACCGGTGTCTCGAAACTACCGTGCGGCGTGTGGACGATTCCTAACCGCGCTCCAGATTGTTTACATGTTTTGATATGTTCGTATGTTACCGCGTGTTTTGTCATTAGTTTCGTTCCTCTCTCGTTAAGAACATCGCATCACCAAAACTAAAGAAACGATAGCCGTTCGCGACAGCTTCTTCGTAGGCGTGCAAAATGTGTTCCCGTGTCGATAATGCGGACACGAGCATGATCAATGTCGATTTTGGTAAGTGGAAGTTCGTGATCAATCCATCGATCCCTTTGACTTCTTGCCCAGGGAAGATGAAAATATCCGTCCAGCCTGTTGCTTCGACGAAGTCACCATGGTCACGGATGACCGTTTCAAGCGTCCGCGTCGACGTCGTACCGACCGCGATGATCCGTCCGCCTTGTTTGCGTGTTTCACGTAGCAGAGCGGCTGAACTTTCCGGCAGTTCGTAGTACTCACTGTGCATCTTGTGACTATCGACGTCGTCGACCGAGACAGG
This window of the Exiguobacterium acetylicum genome carries:
- a CDS encoding RelA/SpoT family protein; the protein is MTNKQIVNVEDLLARCAEYMTQAEVKDIERAYQFAKDEHDGQFRRSGEPYIIHPVQVAGILVDIGLDATTIVAALLHDVVEDTDITLEELTERFGPDVAMLVDGVTKLGKIKYKSKREELAENHRKMFIAMAEDIRVILIKLADRLHNMRTLQHMVKEKQVQKAEETLEIFAPLAHRLGISTIKWELEDISLRYINPQQYYRIVSMMKQKRTEREALVSSVIEEVNEVLDDVQIAAEVDGRPKHIYSIYNKMQNSKKEFSEIYDLMAVRIIVDSIKDCYAVLGIIHTQYKPMPGRFKDYIAMPKPNMYQSLHTTVIGPKGEPLEVQIRTRDMHFIAEYGIAAHWAYKEGKEQEAKSGFEDKIAHFREILELQKDTADAEEFMESVKVDFFSDMLYVFTPKGDVIELPKGSVPIDYAYRIHTEIGHRTIGAKVNGRMVPIDYKLKTGDIIEIVTSKHSYGPSKDWLKICVSSQAKNKIRQWFKRQQREENVSKGRELIEAEVKKLGFEPKEVINEKTLEDVTRKFNFAQEEDMYAAVGYHGLTAAQVAHKLTEKLRKDKESKNLELNEAISEMKTFDRPKKENPEGVRVKGIDNMLVRMSRCCNPVPGDDIVGYITRGRGVSIHRTDCLNVIHEQNPERLLEVEWEHEGKAVKSYNVEIEISGFDRAGLLNDVLQSVSATNTNIVAVSGKGDDSKQAKITMTIAINNVNHLQKVVDRIKQISDVYAVHRVMMT
- a CDS encoding adenine phosphoribosyltransferase, whose product is MEFKQHIKEVENWPKEGISFKDITSLMQNGPVYKQSVDALVEYARSKGADVIAGPEARGFVVGCPAAYAMEIGFVPVRKEGKLPRETVRVEYGLEYGKDVLTMHEDAIQPGQRVVILDDLLATGGTIEATIQMIEKLGGTVAGIGFLIELDGLGGREKLEGYDILSLIRYED
- the recJ gene encoding single-stranded-DNA-specific exonuclease RecJ produces the protein MYHAKKTWLDKVIDSEQIEQLTADGTISPHVAQLLVQRGFTTREAARDFLETDQMAFHDPFAFKDMPKVVERIQRAVNEGEMILIYGDYDVDGVSSAAILWHALIEIGGMAECYIPNRFTEGYGPNEAAFRWAAEEGFSLVITVDCGISGIHEADVLKELGVDLIITDHHEAKETLPDAFALIHPGVDPDYPFSKLAGAGVAFKVAHALLEREPVELLDLAVLGTIADLVPLVGENRLLAIRGIEALNASERPGILALRDVCSLTEDELTEESVGFAFGPRINAAGRLDSAMPALEMLLAESKDEALHLAKQLDQQNKQRQDIVKQIAEEATALVEERFKEDRVLVVDAADWNPGVVGIVASRLVEKYHRPVIMLCHDAEKGTAKGSGRSIPAFDLFAELTKCEDILPHFGGHPAAAGMTLSSDDVEMLRQRLNEQASTLPDDAFIATIDVDLRLQVSDISIQLIEDIQRLAPFGMGNPAPRIVIEQAKIRDMKRIGRDLTHVKALLSGDGKELDAIGFGFGDLVDEVSTLSEIHLMGSLNINEWNGFRKPQLMIQDVAVEDVQVFDYRGGKRPLSELFALPHETTTFVAFTDEVKEKYAERPLNGPIRQNIVFLDLPEEEAAFHPYVQQAERIYCAFKDEGYYFETIPSREDFKHYFQYFAKCPRDELRMGLVRLSKSRKWTKRSINFMHSVFSELDFLVTMEDGLPGVNPNAAKRDLTEAPTYQRHEARQELEQQYIYSSLAQLKERFDTLVEAAKQEEKTWSSNSI
- the yajC gene encoding preprotein translocase subunit YajC, whose amino-acid sequence is MEGLITFLPMILIFVVFYFLLIRPQNKRQKQVRQMQNELSRGDSIVTIGGLHGVVQKVDDMTVTLKSGNAQLTFNRSAVAEVTKKSTTVMDDETVE
- the tgt gene encoding tRNA guanosine(34) transglycosylase Tgt, with the translated sequence MTKHAVTYEHIKTCKQSGARLGIVHTPHGSFETPVFMPVGTQATVKTMAPEQIKDMNANIILANTYHLWVRPGHDVIKEAGGLHKFMNWDGAILTDSGGFQVFSLADLRNISEEGVHFRNHLNGDKLFLSPEKAMEIQNALGSDIMMAFDECPPYPASHEYMKASVERTSRWAERCLAAHERPHDQALFGIIQGGEYEDLRRQSAKDLVALDFPGYAVGGLSVGEPKDVMYRALEFTTPLMPEDKPRYLMGVGSPDALIEGAIRGIDMFDCVLPTRIARNGTLMTSQGRLVVRNAKYARDFRPLDEKCDCYACKNYSRSYIHHLIRAQETFGLHLCSTHNLHFLVKLMEGVRQAIREDRLLDFKEEFFEEYGYNLPNAKNF